The following proteins are co-located in the Pedobacter sp. FW305-3-2-15-E-R2A2 genome:
- a CDS encoding acyltransferase, whose amino-acid sequence MSTKELSPDLLKTKQHFEILDGLRGIAAIAIVVFHFMEMVYLPDKNFIAHGFLAVDFFFCLSGFVIGYAYDDRIGKMGLGQFFKSRLIRLQPLVILGSVLGLLAFLFDPFGGHPEVYSAGKIILIFLASVFMIPFPVIEERSFNLFGINAPAWSLFWEYVANIVYALVLCRLHRRYLMVLTVIAAGVLCYVSHRAGGSLLGGWGGPNAWDGGARIFYSFLAGLLIFRFNLIIKNKLGFIGLSVLLVLAFLMPYSKWNRLTEPLVVLLYFPLLISLGAGAALTPGFKKLCVFSGKISYPLYMTHYAVIWMFLNYYTSYKPGTSQLTLIIITGTILLTCIAYFVMVAFDIPVRKYLTSKRKQN is encoded by the coding sequence ATGTCTACAAAAGAACTAAGTCCTGACCTATTAAAAACAAAACAACATTTCGAAATTCTTGATGGCTTAAGAGGAATAGCCGCCATCGCTATTGTCGTTTTTCATTTCATGGAAATGGTTTATCTCCCTGACAAAAACTTCATTGCCCATGGATTTCTGGCAGTAGATTTCTTCTTCTGTTTATCCGGATTTGTAATCGGCTATGCTTATGATGACCGGATAGGTAAAATGGGTCTTGGTCAGTTTTTTAAATCCAGGCTGATCAGACTACAGCCACTGGTAATTTTAGGCTCGGTCCTGGGTTTACTGGCTTTCCTTTTTGACCCCTTCGGAGGGCACCCGGAAGTCTATAGTGCGGGTAAGATTATACTGATATTTCTTGCTTCTGTCTTCATGATTCCCTTTCCTGTGATTGAAGAGCGCTCTTTCAATTTGTTCGGAATTAATGCCCCTGCCTGGTCATTATTCTGGGAATATGTAGCCAATATCGTTTATGCTTTGGTACTATGCAGGCTTCATCGTCGCTACCTGATGGTATTAACGGTCATTGCTGCCGGAGTACTTTGTTATGTGAGCCATCGCGCGGGAGGATCTCTTTTAGGCGGATGGGGAGGCCCCAATGCCTGGGATGGTGGTGCCCGTATTTTTTATTCCTTTTTAGCTGGATTGCTGATCTTCCGTTTCAACCTGATCATTAAAAATAAACTAGGTTTCATCGGACTTTCCGTATTGTTAGTATTGGCCTTCCTGATGCCTTATAGCAAATGGAACCGGCTCACAGAACCACTGGTCGTTCTTCTTTATTTTCCTTTATTGATTTCCCTCGGTGCAGGTGCTGCATTGACCCCAGGATTTAAAAAGCTATGTGTATTTTCAGGAAAGATCTCTTACCCCCTGTACATGACACATTATGCGGTCATCTGGATGTTTTTAAATTATTACACCAGCTATAAACCGGGAACAAGTCAACTTACCTTAATCATTATTACCGGAACAATTCTATTGACTTGCATTGCTTATTTTGTGATGGTTGCTTTTGACATTCCGGTACGTAAATACTTAACCAGCAAAAGGAAGCAGAATTAG
- a CDS encoding enolase C-terminal domain-like protein, producing the protein MIKNIQVNDARFPLDKGAGSDAIHRDPIYSYAVTNLIDDSGLIGTGFAFTLGEGNDLVCKAAQFYAAQLKGRDIEELMSDFGNVFNQLSNEQQFRWLGPHKGIVHLALASVTNACYDLWAKKRGVPLWKLLIDLSPQEIINTLDLSYLEDELTAEQALQLLKDNQAGKTARLQITNAGYPGYDTSIGWFNYSDDKVRENCKKAIAEGFTAMKLKVGSKDPQRDIRRAHIVREEAGDLVKVMLDANQQWTLPQALKICRELQSMNPYWIEEPTHPDDILAHKTLADAIAPVKLALGEHVPNRIIFKNYLQTGSAGFIQADAVRIGGVSEFITVSLLCRKYGIPVVPHVGDMGQLHQHLVLFNHISMGHEALFLEHIPHLQKHFVHPVIVESGVYSTPMEPGSSCDLKNI; encoded by the coding sequence ATGATTAAAAACATTCAGGTGAATGATGCAAGATTCCCACTGGACAAAGGTGCAGGAAGTGATGCGATTCACCGTGACCCCATATATTCTTATGCCGTAACAAACCTGATCGACGATAGCGGACTCATTGGAACTGGCTTTGCTTTTACCCTGGGGGAAGGTAACGACCTGGTCTGCAAAGCTGCCCAATTTTATGCAGCTCAACTGAAAGGCAGAGACATTGAAGAACTCATGTCTGATTTCGGGAATGTCTTTAACCAGTTGAGCAATGAACAACAGTTTCGTTGGCTTGGGCCGCATAAAGGGATAGTTCATCTTGCACTGGCTTCGGTAACCAATGCCTGTTATGATTTATGGGCAAAAAAAAGAGGCGTTCCACTTTGGAAATTACTGATCGACTTATCTCCGCAGGAGATTATAAATACACTTGATTTGTCGTACCTCGAAGATGAACTTACTGCAGAACAGGCCTTGCAATTGTTAAAAGACAACCAGGCAGGCAAGACAGCGCGTCTTCAAATTACCAATGCCGGATATCCCGGATATGATACCTCTATTGGCTGGTTTAATTATAGTGACGATAAGGTCCGCGAAAATTGTAAAAAAGCCATCGCCGAAGGTTTCACTGCCATGAAGTTGAAAGTGGGAAGCAAAGACCCGCAAAGGGACATTCGTCGTGCTCACATTGTACGCGAAGAAGCGGGAGATCTGGTAAAAGTGATGCTGGATGCCAATCAGCAATGGACATTGCCGCAGGCGCTGAAAATATGTAGAGAATTGCAAAGCATGAATCCTTATTGGATAGAAGAACCTACCCATCCGGATGATATATTGGCACACAAGACGCTGGCAGATGCGATTGCTCCGGTTAAACTGGCATTGGGAGAGCATGTGCCCAACCGCATCATCTTTAAAAATTACCTGCAAACAGGATCTGCCGGATTTATACAGGCTGATGCAGTGAGGATAGGTGGAGTAAGTGAGTTCATTACCGTTAGTTTGCTTTGTCGCAAGTACGGGATCCCGGTGGTTCCACATGTGGGAGATATGGGACAGCTCCATCAGCATTTGGTCTTGTTCAATCACATCAGCATGGGGCATGAAGCCTTATTTCTGGAACATATTCCTCATTTGCAAAAACATTTTGTACATCCTGTTATCGTGGAATCGGGTGTTTACAGCACACCTATGGAGCCAGGTAGCAGTTGTGATTTGAAAAATATATAA
- a CDS encoding DUF1801 domain-containing protein has protein sequence MAKNKTTETAESIDDFLEKVTDPVKRKDSYTLIGMMEKQSGFPARMWGPSIIGFGSYHYKYESGHEGDAPLIAFSPRSSAFSLYLSCDLKMKEELLPRFGKHKMAKACIYVKKLDDIDLSVLVEMIDYSLRPQEEKK, from the coding sequence ATGGCAAAAAATAAAACCACAGAAACCGCAGAAAGCATTGACGATTTTCTGGAGAAAGTGACCGATCCGGTAAAACGAAAAGACAGCTATACGCTCATCGGAATGATGGAAAAGCAAAGCGGGTTCCCTGCCAGGATGTGGGGACCATCCATCATTGGTTTCGGCAGCTATCACTATAAATATGAAAGTGGCCATGAAGGCGATGCGCCGTTGATTGCCTTCTCTCCCCGCAGCAGTGCGTTTAGCTTATACCTTTCCTGCGACCTTAAAATGAAAGAGGAACTGCTTCCGAGATTTGGAAAACATAAAATGGCGAAAGCCTGTATTTACGTTAAAAAACTGGACGATATAGACCTCAGTGTTTTAGTAGAAATGATCGATTATTCGCTTCGTCCTCAGGAAGAGAAGAAATGA
- a CDS encoding helix-turn-helix domain-containing protein: protein MSSPHPVQLVLQQLSSFHPLSPELKQEFMENSSEIFFKKDEYLIRKGELSTHVYFVLKGIISGQITSKEKTITTFITVDGEFLSAIEGMYGDKPCVEDVKAEEDSYLIAMCSSYFHSLYDRYPEMNVIFRKVLEMYYGDAHYRSIFIRIGSVEDKYIYFLSTFPDHAERIPVEVAASFMNLKTATLVKMISKMNAGKTLNQQLSKEDILVNMEKFKHYLQKKLTLRELADRLNISPHQLSYLLNVHFNENFNSFINRLRINYILDQFSIHDNLQQYSIDGLGRQAGFSSKTTFFTEFKKRMGQTPYAYLQQHKLS from the coding sequence ATGTCTAGCCCTCATCCTGTCCAGCTGGTCCTTCAGCAGCTTTCTTCTTTTCATCCGCTAAGCCCTGAATTAAAGCAGGAGTTTATGGAGAATTCTTCGGAGATTTTTTTTAAAAAGGACGAGTACCTGATCAGGAAGGGAGAGCTGAGTACCCATGTTTATTTCGTATTAAAAGGCATTATTAGCGGACAAATTACCAGTAAAGAAAAAACAATTACCACTTTTATTACTGTCGACGGAGAGTTTTTGTCTGCCATCGAGGGGATGTATGGTGATAAACCCTGTGTTGAAGATGTAAAGGCAGAGGAGGATTCTTACCTGATTGCCATGTGTTCATCCTACTTCCATAGCCTGTACGACCGCTATCCGGAGATGAACGTTATTTTTCGAAAGGTTCTGGAAATGTATTATGGTGATGCCCATTATCGCTCCATTTTTATAAGAATAGGGAGTGTGGAAGACAAGTATATCTATTTCCTGAGCACATTCCCGGACCATGCCGAGCGCATCCCGGTAGAAGTTGCGGCCTCCTTTATGAATCTTAAAACGGCTACACTTGTCAAGATGATCAGCAAGATGAACGCCGGAAAAACATTGAACCAGCAATTGTCTAAAGAAGATATTCTCGTCAATATGGAAAAGTTTAAACATTATCTCCAGAAAAAACTCACGCTCAGGGAACTGGCCGACCGCTTGAATATCAGTCCGCATCAGCTGTCTTACCTTTTGAATGTGCATTTTAATGAGAATTTTAACAGTTTTATCAACCGGCTCAGAATAAATTATATCCTGGATCAGTTCTCAATTCATGACAACCTGCAGCAATATAGTATTGACGGATTGGGGCGTCAGGCAGGCTTCTCTTCCAAAACTACTTTCTTCACTGAATTTAAAAAAAGAATGGGGCAAACTCCATATGCCTATCTTCAGCAGCATAAGTTGTCCTGA